The following proteins come from a genomic window of Alicyclobacillus dauci:
- the uvrB gene encoding excinuclease ABC subunit UvrB → MQPGKFELVSEYKPQGDQPAAIDALVDGVDSGLRHQTLLGVTGSGKTFTMANIIAEVNRPTLVMAHNKTLAAQLAAEFREFFPNNAVEYFVSYYDYYQPEAYIPSTDTFIEKDAKINDEIDKLRHSATAAILERNDVIVVASVSAIYGLGSPKEYSEHVLSLRVGATIERNQILRRLVDMQYERNDLNFTRGTFRVRGDVVEIFPASRDENAVRVELFGDEIDRITEIHVLTGEVVARRSHVSIFPASHFVTSRPRLEQAMARIKDELRERLQELRSNDKLLEAQRLEQRTMYDLEMMMEIGFCSGIENYSRHLEGRGAGEPPNTLLDYFPPGFLTLVDESHVSLPQIRGMYGGDRSRKLTLIEHGFRLPSAADNRPLTFEEFERTVGQCIYVSATPGPYEEEHQQRIVEQIIRPTGLLDPTITVRPIKGQIDDLVGEIRERIRRSERVLVTTLTKKMAEDLTDYLKEIGIKVRYLHSDIKTIERMVILRDLRKGVFDVLVGINLLREGLDLPEVSLVAILDADKEGFLRAHRSLIQTIGRAARNANGAVIMYADKITDSMRIAIDETERRREKQIAFNELHGIVPTTIHKAVRDVIESTKVAEEAEDYVSVAEQAQSLGKRERKDLIAKLEQEMREAAKQLQFERAAQLRDMISELVDAS, encoded by the coding sequence ATGCAACCCGGAAAGTTTGAACTTGTTTCTGAATATAAGCCGCAAGGTGATCAGCCTGCGGCCATCGACGCACTTGTGGACGGGGTGGACTCTGGTCTGCGCCACCAAACCTTGCTCGGGGTTACCGGTTCTGGCAAGACGTTTACCATGGCGAATATCATTGCTGAAGTAAACCGGCCCACCCTAGTGATGGCCCATAATAAGACCCTTGCAGCACAGCTCGCCGCGGAGTTTCGCGAGTTTTTCCCAAACAACGCCGTCGAGTATTTTGTCAGTTACTACGATTACTACCAACCTGAAGCCTACATTCCTTCGACGGATACGTTTATCGAGAAGGATGCGAAAATCAACGACGAGATCGATAAACTTCGGCACTCTGCCACGGCGGCTATTTTGGAACGCAATGACGTCATCGTGGTGGCCAGTGTCTCCGCCATTTATGGTTTGGGTAGTCCGAAGGAGTACAGCGAGCACGTTCTCTCATTGCGTGTCGGTGCAACCATTGAGCGGAATCAGATTCTCCGTCGGCTCGTCGACATGCAGTACGAGCGGAATGACTTGAATTTTACTCGCGGCACATTTCGTGTGCGAGGTGACGTTGTGGAGATCTTCCCGGCATCCCGGGATGAAAATGCCGTTCGGGTGGAGTTGTTCGGGGATGAGATCGACCGAATTACCGAGATCCACGTGCTCACAGGGGAAGTCGTGGCACGTCGTTCACACGTCAGTATCTTCCCCGCGTCCCACTTCGTCACGTCCAGGCCCCGCTTGGAACAGGCCATGGCCCGCATCAAGGACGAGTTACGGGAACGTCTGCAGGAATTGCGCAGCAACGACAAGCTGCTGGAAGCGCAACGACTGGAACAGAGAACCATGTACGATCTTGAGATGATGATGGAAATAGGCTTCTGTTCAGGCATCGAGAACTATTCACGGCACCTTGAAGGCCGGGGTGCCGGCGAACCGCCGAACACCCTCCTGGACTATTTCCCGCCGGGATTCCTGACTCTGGTGGACGAATCCCACGTCAGCCTGCCGCAAATTCGCGGGATGTACGGCGGTGACCGATCGCGGAAGCTAACGCTTATTGAGCATGGATTCCGCCTGCCATCGGCTGCCGACAACCGGCCACTCACGTTCGAGGAGTTTGAGCGCACGGTCGGGCAGTGTATTTACGTCAGTGCCACTCCGGGTCCGTACGAAGAGGAGCATCAGCAGCGAATCGTCGAGCAGATCATTCGACCCACGGGACTCCTGGATCCGACGATCACGGTCCGGCCCATCAAAGGCCAAATTGACGATCTCGTCGGTGAAATCCGCGAACGCATTCGCCGCAGTGAACGCGTCCTTGTGACCACGCTGACGAAAAAGATGGCCGAGGACTTGACGGATTACTTGAAGGAGATCGGGATCAAGGTTCGCTACCTGCACTCGGATATCAAGACGATCGAGCGGATGGTCATTCTGCGCGATTTGCGCAAAGGTGTCTTCGACGTACTCGTGGGCATTAACTTACTCCGCGAGGGACTTGACTTGCCGGAAGTGTCGCTCGTTGCCATCCTCGACGCGGACAAGGAAGGTTTCCTTCGCGCACATCGCTCGCTCATTCAGACTATTGGTCGCGCGGCTCGGAATGCCAACGGTGCCGTCATCATGTATGCCGACAAGATTACGGACTCCATGCGTATCGCCATCGATGAGACAGAGCGTCGCCGGGAGAAGCAAATTGCCTTCAACGAGTTGCACGGGATTGTGCCGACGACCATTCACAAGGCGGTGCGCGACGTGATCGAATCGACGAAGGTCGCGGAGGAAGCCGAAGATTACGTAAGCGTGGCCGAACAGGCACAATCGCTTGGCAAGCGCGAACGGAAAGACCTCATTGCAAAACTGGAACAAGAAATGCGCGAAGCCGCGAA
- a CDS encoding flagellar motor protein MotB, with product MPRPRKPRKPQNHERWLITYSDLITLLLVFFIIMYSMSTISQIRFQSLVKSLQAAMHQSDQVPLNGMGKTALLMSGTQDNGSQPPNPNNYSNPAEQTKANQQDQQQLNNLAQLAENYVTQHHLQNQVSIANESRGVQITMKDVALFDTGQAVLHPQAQKLIKGFIPLFKSLPNKILVEGYTDNQPITTAIYPSNWELSAARAMSVVHVLSDGGIDPSRLSGTGYGQYNNVAPNNNKANMQLNRRVNIVILKQDVQPGTAASQPNTNQ from the coding sequence ATGCCGAGACCGCGGAAGCCTAGAAAGCCGCAGAACCATGAGCGTTGGCTGATTACATATTCGGATTTGATCACACTGTTGCTGGTCTTCTTTATCATCATGTATTCGATGTCCACGATTAGCCAAATTCGATTTCAGTCTCTTGTGAAATCCCTGCAGGCTGCCATGCATCAGAGCGACCAAGTCCCCCTCAACGGGATGGGGAAGACGGCGCTGCTGATGAGCGGCACTCAGGATAACGGGAGTCAACCGCCAAATCCAAATAATTACTCAAATCCGGCGGAGCAGACTAAGGCGAATCAGCAGGATCAGCAGCAGTTGAACAATCTCGCGCAGCTTGCGGAAAACTATGTCACGCAACACCATTTGCAGAACCAGGTTTCTATTGCGAATGAGTCGCGAGGCGTCCAGATCACGATGAAGGACGTGGCACTGTTCGATACGGGGCAAGCGGTCCTGCACCCGCAGGCGCAGAAGTTGATCAAAGGGTTTATCCCGCTTTTCAAATCACTGCCAAACAAGATTCTCGTCGAGGGGTACACGGACAATCAACCCATCACCACGGCCATTTACCCGTCTAACTGGGAACTGTCCGCCGCCCGTGCCATGAGTGTGGTTCACGTATTGTCGGATGGAGGGATTGATCCCTCACGGTTATCCGGTACAGGTTATGGGCAGTACAACAATGTCGCACCGAACAACAATAAGGCGAACATGCAGCTGAATCGGCGAGTGAACATTGTCATTTTGAAACAGGATGTTCAGCCGGGTACAGCCGCGTCGCAACCTAACACAAATCAATAA
- a CDS encoding flagellar motor protein, with protein sequence MDFATIIGLIVAVVGLAFGFTLDGGSLASLWRLPALVIVFGGTIGATLLGSRMKSFTGIGKYLKIAFFTKATNPHDTIESLVNLAIQARREGILALEENVEQLDDQFLKNGVRLVVDGVDPELAKQMLETEISYIERRHEAGIGMFESAGGFAPTMGIIGTVMGLIHVLGNLDNVSKLGPEIATAFTATLYGVASANILWLPLANKLKARSEDEVLEREMTLEGILSIQAGENPNVLKQKLLSFLASSQRERKGRAGEADAETAEA encoded by the coding sequence ATGGATTTCGCAACCATTATTGGACTCATCGTGGCGGTTGTTGGCTTAGCATTTGGTTTTACTTTGGACGGAGGTTCACTTGCTTCATTGTGGCGATTGCCTGCGCTGGTGATTGTGTTCGGAGGTACAATTGGTGCAACTTTGCTAGGGAGCAGAATGAAGTCTTTTACGGGGATCGGGAAGTATTTAAAAATCGCGTTCTTTACAAAAGCCACCAATCCTCACGATACAATTGAGAGCCTGGTCAACTTAGCGATTCAAGCTCGACGCGAAGGGATCTTGGCACTTGAGGAAAACGTAGAGCAGTTGGATGATCAGTTTCTGAAAAATGGTGTTCGTCTCGTTGTTGACGGTGTTGACCCTGAGTTGGCAAAGCAGATGTTGGAAACCGAAATCTCCTACATAGAGCGCCGCCACGAAGCGGGAATTGGTATGTTTGAATCTGCCGGCGGTTTTGCCCCCACAATGGGTATTATCGGTACAGTGATGGGGTTGATCCACGTCCTCGGCAATCTGGATAATGTCTCTAAACTAGGACCCGAAATTGCTACCGCTTTTACTGCGACGCTTTACGGTGTTGCTAGCGCAAATATATTATGGTTGCCACTTGCTAATAAGTTGAAGGCTAGATCGGAAGATGAAGTCCTTGAGCGAGAGATGACGCTTGAAGGGATCTTGTCGATTCAAGCGGGTGAAAACCCAAATGTGCTGAAGCAAAAGCTTCTTTCGTTCCTAGCGTCGTCGCAACGCGAACGCAAGGGCAGGGCAGGTGAGGCAGATGCCGAGACCGCGGAAGCCTAG
- a CDS encoding PDZ domain-containing protein, whose product MEKGNLRMHHWTVTSGLQLVLVALLTFLLNPLHYVITAFIIWDLVCNIRNERLWFGIRVTRIVKPLVVRYVKACVVGAVGSAALLALGAAVSWTTILFVTVLSLVLGAIRSRFTSSSFAISVAVTLAGVAGMFQSPGPSFLSSALRFLQGFETKSWLAIGVVAALAELLLQWWNKRDAVFPALMTSKRGRRIGALKIQLGFVMPLMLWMTPINHGAVTFFGGFHPWLTSPQTSLGICIIPVVFGLHGLFTALKPERVLVQWRWWNLAQAAVLAAGFAVEQWTKIDFGWLAAPVMIALIECVRSVWRRVDASSEPLIAPDNRGVMVLYTIRDSLSDKLGLLPGEIVTHVNQTPVHTEYDLHFAFDQNPAYAKFQIIDTRGEVRLVGNPVYEGERHQLGLIVVVPGEQPALALKRPLGFLETMYLRRNR is encoded by the coding sequence ATGGAGAAAGGGAATCTGCGTATGCATCACTGGACTGTTACATCCGGGTTGCAACTGGTCTTGGTGGCTCTGCTCACGTTTCTGTTGAATCCGTTGCATTACGTGATCACGGCGTTCATCATTTGGGACCTTGTTTGTAATATCCGAAATGAACGTCTTTGGTTTGGTATACGCGTTACGCGAATCGTCAAACCTCTCGTCGTTCGCTACGTCAAGGCGTGTGTAGTTGGCGCCGTTGGTTCGGCTGCGTTACTGGCACTCGGTGCAGCGGTATCGTGGACAACCATCTTGTTTGTCACGGTGTTATCCCTGGTGCTAGGGGCCATCCGATCACGATTTACGTCCAGTTCCTTCGCCATCAGTGTCGCGGTTACACTGGCAGGGGTCGCGGGCATGTTTCAGTCACCGGGACCATCGTTCCTGTCATCCGCTCTCCGGTTTCTCCAGGGATTTGAGACGAAGAGTTGGTTGGCAATCGGCGTCGTCGCGGCGCTGGCGGAACTCTTGCTCCAGTGGTGGAACAAACGTGATGCTGTATTTCCGGCACTCATGACGAGTAAACGAGGCAGACGTATAGGTGCATTGAAAATCCAACTGGGATTTGTGATGCCCCTCATGCTATGGATGACGCCCATCAATCACGGCGCGGTTACGTTTTTCGGTGGTTTCCATCCTTGGTTAACATCGCCGCAGACGTCTTTAGGGATTTGTATCATACCGGTTGTGTTCGGACTTCACGGGCTGTTTACGGCACTCAAACCGGAGCGGGTGCTCGTTCAATGGAGATGGTGGAACCTTGCTCAAGCTGCCGTCCTGGCGGCGGGTTTTGCCGTTGAACAATGGACGAAGATCGACTTTGGTTGGCTGGCGGCGCCGGTGATGATCGCGCTAATCGAATGTGTCAGAAGTGTCTGGCGTCGTGTTGATGCCTCGTCGGAGCCACTGATTGCTCCGGACAATCGCGGTGTCATGGTTTTGTATACCATTCGCGATTCCCTAAGCGATAAACTCGGCTTGTTGCCGGGAGAAATTGTGACGCATGTGAATCAAACGCCAGTTCACACAGAGTATGATTTGCATTTTGCATTCGACCAGAATCCAGCCTACGCGAAATTTCAGATTATAGATACGCGTGGTGAAGTTCGGCTCGTAGGCAATCCGGTGTATGAGGGAGAACGCCATCAGCTGGGTTTAATCGTTGTCGTTCCAGGTGAACAGCCGGCCTTGGCACTGAAGCGTCCGCTTGGCTTTCTCGAAACAATGTACCTTCGCAGGAACCGCTAA
- the ftsX gene encoding permease-like cell division protein FtsX, producing the protein MMTRIARHLREGLRNLLRNGWMTFASVSAVMVTLAVLGLSLILAMNAQQVSTYVANQVEFSAFLSPSASQQTGDQVATEIRDMPGVKSVQVVSKDQGLNQMKQELGSQYNDVLNGFKSNPIPIKLTVQANNPRDIMQIADQVKKMPEVKTVRDPHDIVGPLFHTLDVVRDVGILFVVALLVTSMFLISNTIRITIFSRRREIEIMKLVGATNWFIRWPFIVEGMFIGLLGAVIPFAILGYGYNALYSYVHGTFVGLAFPLVQSGDLSMKLAIVLIGIGVVIGVWGGVMSVRKFLRV; encoded by the coding sequence ATGATGACTAGAATAGCACGCCACTTACGAGAAGGATTACGGAATCTCTTGCGCAATGGATGGATGACATTTGCTTCCGTCAGCGCAGTGATGGTCACGCTTGCTGTCCTAGGGCTATCGCTGATTCTTGCCATGAATGCGCAACAAGTATCCACATACGTTGCGAACCAAGTCGAGTTCAGCGCCTTTTTGTCCCCGTCTGCGTCACAACAAACAGGGGATCAAGTAGCGACTGAAATTCGCGACATGCCGGGGGTCAAGTCTGTTCAGGTGGTGAGCAAGGACCAGGGTTTGAACCAGATGAAGCAGGAATTGGGATCGCAATACAACGACGTATTAAACGGCTTCAAGTCAAATCCGATACCCATCAAGCTGACCGTCCAGGCTAATAACCCACGCGACATCATGCAAATCGCTGACCAAGTGAAGAAGATGCCTGAGGTCAAGACCGTTCGCGATCCGCACGATATCGTCGGACCACTCTTCCACACGCTTGATGTGGTTCGGGACGTGGGCATTCTCTTTGTGGTTGCGCTGCTGGTCACGTCGATGTTCCTCATTTCGAACACCATCCGAATCACCATATTCTCGCGTCGGCGCGAAATTGAAATTATGAAACTCGTCGGGGCGACGAACTGGTTTATTCGTTGGCCGTTCATCGTTGAGGGCATGTTCATTGGCCTGCTTGGGGCCGTCATCCCGTTCGCCATTCTAGGCTACGGGTATAATGCATTGTACTCATATGTGCACGGCACATTTGTGGGACTAGCCTTTCCGCTCGTACAAAGCGGTGATTTGTCGATGAAGTTGGCCATCGTCCTCATTGGCATCGGTGTGGTCATCGGGGTGTGGGGAGGTGTCATGTCAGTCAGAAAGTTCCTCCGCGTCTAA
- the ftsE gene encoding cell division ATP-binding protein FtsE has product MIEMQDVWKEYPNGTKALNGISIHIQKGEFVYVVGPSGAGKSTFIKLMYREVRPTRGHIFVNGFNIERLKDHKIPLLRRSIGVVFQDFKLLPKLTAGENVAFALEVIGLSPRQIKRRVKDVLAQVGLEDKGDKLPSQLSGGEQQRIAVARALANNPSVIIADEPTGNLDPDTSWGIMRLFQRINDRGTTIVMATHNRDIVNSLRRRVIGIENGIIARDEQRGLYGYDD; this is encoded by the coding sequence GTGATAGAAATGCAGGATGTATGGAAGGAGTATCCCAACGGGACGAAAGCACTCAACGGGATTTCCATCCATATTCAAAAAGGTGAGTTCGTATACGTAGTTGGACCCAGTGGAGCGGGAAAGTCCACGTTTATTAAGCTGATGTACCGGGAAGTACGCCCCACACGAGGGCATATCTTCGTCAACGGATTCAATATTGAGCGGCTGAAGGACCATAAAATCCCCCTGCTCCGTCGCAGCATCGGCGTTGTTTTTCAGGACTTCAAACTCCTGCCGAAACTGACCGCCGGAGAAAACGTCGCATTTGCACTTGAAGTCATTGGGTTATCGCCGAGACAAATCAAGCGTCGCGTGAAGGATGTGCTAGCTCAGGTCGGCTTGGAAGATAAAGGTGACAAGTTGCCGTCTCAGTTGTCGGGGGGCGAGCAGCAGCGGATCGCGGTGGCGAGAGCACTTGCAAACAATCCATCTGTCATTATTGCCGACGAGCCTACAGGAAATCTCGATCCCGACACGTCTTGGGGCATTATGCGCCTATTCCAACGGATTAACGACAGGGGTACAACAATTGTCATGGCAACACACAACAGAGACATCGTTAACTCGCTGAGAAGGCGGGTTATTGGTATTGAAAATGGAATCATTGCACGCGATGAGCAGCGAGGGTTGTACGGATATGATGACTAG
- the menC gene encoding o-succinylbenzoate synthase — translation MESGRKGREQMRVRKCTLRRVQMPLREPVKTSYGMHAMKDVTIVIVETEKGAVGVAECVAMREPTYTEETVSTAWHVLTDFLVPSMRDVDINETRGLRYMSERWGRIRGNWMAKAGLEMAIWDAYAAETKVPLYQLLGGTVREVPAGISLGMNSDLDALQERARRAVADGFQRIKLKIAPGADVEPLMAIRRALPDIPLMADANSAYEGCAQLLAGLDGVGLMMIEQPLAYDDIVDHAALQDKLRTPICLDESIRSANDVRRAAMIGACKVINLKPGRVGGFGSSIAVHDEAVRLGLGLWCGGMYETGIGRLHNIALCSLPGFGLPTDTGPSDRYFESDIVDPPVTFHRPGFLAVEPLCGVASRVNWKRLDDFTVQSNTIVL, via the coding sequence ATGGAAAGTGGCAGGAAAGGACGGGAGCAGATGCGTGTTCGTAAGTGTACGTTGAGGCGTGTTCAAATGCCCTTGAGGGAACCCGTGAAAACATCATATGGGATGCATGCCATGAAAGATGTGACTATCGTGATCGTGGAGACGGAGAAAGGTGCTGTCGGCGTCGCGGAATGTGTTGCTATGAGGGAACCCACTTACACAGAAGAGACGGTTTCGACAGCGTGGCACGTGTTGACTGACTTTCTCGTGCCATCCATGCGAGACGTTGATATAAACGAAACACGGGGCTTGAGGTACATGAGCGAGAGATGGGGCCGAATTCGCGGAAATTGGATGGCCAAGGCCGGGCTTGAGATGGCCATTTGGGATGCGTATGCAGCGGAAACAAAGGTGCCGTTGTATCAACTCCTGGGGGGCACCGTTCGCGAGGTACCGGCTGGAATCAGCCTTGGTATGAATAGTGACTTGGATGCATTGCAGGAAAGGGCCCGGCGGGCAGTTGCCGACGGGTTTCAGCGGATTAAGTTAAAGATTGCGCCGGGAGCCGACGTTGAACCGCTCATGGCGATCCGCCGGGCGTTGCCGGACATACCCTTGATGGCCGATGCGAATAGTGCATATGAGGGGTGTGCGCAATTGTTGGCGGGATTGGATGGGGTAGGGCTGATGATGATCGAGCAGCCGTTGGCGTACGACGACATTGTCGATCACGCCGCCCTCCAAGACAAGCTCCGAACACCTATCTGTCTCGATGAAAGTATACGATCCGCCAACGACGTCCGTCGCGCTGCGATGATCGGTGCATGCAAAGTGATCAACTTGAAGCCTGGGCGCGTAGGGGGCTTTGGCAGTTCTATCGCCGTTCACGACGAAGCAGTGAGGCTCGGGTTGGGACTTTGGTGCGGTGGTATGTACGAGACCGGTATCGGCCGTTTGCACAATATTGCTCTGTGCAGTCTGCCTGGGTTTGGGTTGCCGACGGATACGGGGCCGAGTGATCGGTACTTCGAGTCCGACATTGTCGATCCGCCAGTCACATTCCATCGCCCGGGTTTTCTTGCGGTTGAACCGTTATGTGGTGTGGCTTCACGGGTTAACTGGAAACGGCTGGATGACTTCACAGTTCAGTCAAATACCATCGTTCTGTAG